The following are encoded in a window of Ensifer adhaerens genomic DNA:
- a CDS encoding ABC transporter permease — MRIGTLIQKYSTLAVLIILFLAFAVGTDRFFTGTNLVNILQQISMLTIVAVGLTFGFAAKEMDLSVGYVVGLAGLLAPLLMVAGVPIPLSIVGALVAGLGVGLINSALVVGVGVPSLIATLAAGSILWGINFMISGGRAIYGGIPADYLAVGQGKVLGILPYPALIMLVIVGSSWFVMERTTFGRYLYAVGGNARAAELSGIKVRSYRVYGLALSSLFAAISGIILSARLGSGQPNGGETYLLDGLAAVFIGMTMLRPGTATVMGTFFGALLIGIMNNGLNLVGMDTYVQSIVKGIIIVIAVSVVSRTTKLKLL; from the coding sequence ATGCGCATTGGCACACTCATCCAGAAGTACAGCACGCTTGCCGTTCTGATCATCCTTTTCCTGGCTTTCGCGGTCGGCACGGATCGGTTCTTCACCGGCACCAACCTCGTCAACATCCTCCAGCAGATCTCGATGTTGACCATCGTCGCGGTCGGTCTGACCTTTGGGTTTGCCGCCAAGGAGATGGATCTTTCCGTCGGCTATGTCGTTGGACTCGCCGGTCTGCTCGCCCCCCTCTTGATGGTGGCGGGCGTGCCGATCCCCTTGTCGATCGTCGGCGCGCTCGTCGCGGGTCTTGGCGTCGGCCTCATCAATTCCGCGCTCGTCGTCGGCGTCGGAGTTCCGTCGCTGATCGCGACACTCGCGGCCGGCTCCATTCTGTGGGGCATCAACTTCATGATTTCCGGCGGGCGAGCGATCTATGGCGGCATTCCCGCCGACTATCTGGCGGTCGGCCAGGGCAAGGTCTTAGGCATACTGCCCTATCCGGCGCTGATCATGTTGGTCATTGTTGGCAGTTCGTGGTTCGTCATGGAGCGCACGACCTTTGGTCGCTACCTTTATGCCGTCGGCGGCAATGCCCGCGCCGCCGAACTTTCGGGCATCAAGGTGCGCTCCTATCGGGTCTATGGCCTTGCACTGAGCTCGCTCTTTGCCGCGATCTCCGGGATCATACTCTCGGCCCGGCTTGGTTCGGGTCAGCCGAATGGCGGTGAAACCTATCTTCTGGATGGCCTTGCTGCCGTGTTCATCGGCATGACGATGCTTCGCCCCGGCACGGCGACCGTGATGGGCACGTTCTTCGGGGCGCTGCTGATCGGCATCATGAACAACGGTCTCAACCTGGTGGGCATGGACACTTACGTGCAAAGCATCGTCAAGGGCATCATCATCGTCATCGCCGTGTCGGTGGTCTCCCGCACGACGAAGCTGAAGCTTCTTTGA
- a CDS encoding LysR family transcriptional regulator, translating into MQNRALEMEVFVTIVEAGSFSAAARVFSMSPSAISKLVTRLEKRLGVQLVVRSTRSFRLTTEGNDFYKTSRAIVQEIAEAEAKIARKAEAVGGLLKVSTNLPFGTHVLSPLVVRFLDENLGMRIDLEFSDEPIDLIAEKTDIAIRTGVLRDSSLRSRRLLSSPRHVVAAPDYLARHGEPARPEDLRKHACLTFGGRPHLNTWQFKDPVDGASVHVDVAGRLVVNNGESMRHFALQGAGIARLSAFHISRDLAEGRLVQLLGPWDAGETEPISAIYSAQTHVPQRIRRFLDFLARAI; encoded by the coding sequence ATGCAAAACCGGGCACTCGAGATGGAAGTCTTCGTGACGATCGTCGAAGCCGGCAGCTTTTCGGCGGCGGCCCGGGTCTTCTCGATGTCGCCTTCGGCCATCAGCAAGCTGGTCACGCGTCTTGAAAAACGCCTCGGCGTACAGCTCGTGGTGCGCTCGACCCGCAGTTTCCGACTGACCACCGAAGGAAACGATTTCTACAAGACGTCCCGGGCCATCGTTCAGGAAATTGCCGAGGCCGAAGCAAAGATCGCACGCAAGGCAGAGGCCGTCGGTGGGCTTTTGAAAGTCAGCACCAACCTGCCGTTCGGCACGCACGTGTTGTCACCTCTCGTCGTGCGGTTTCTCGACGAAAACCTGGGCATGCGGATCGATCTCGAATTCAGCGACGAACCGATCGACCTGATTGCGGAGAAGACCGATATCGCGATCCGAACGGGCGTTCTGCGCGATTCTTCGTTACGTTCCCGTCGGTTGCTGAGTTCACCAAGGCACGTCGTCGCCGCGCCGGATTATCTCGCCCGGCACGGCGAGCCGGCCAGACCGGAGGACCTGCGCAAGCACGCGTGTCTTACCTTTGGCGGCCGTCCGCATCTCAACACCTGGCAGTTCAAGGACCCGGTAGACGGTGCGTCGGTTCATGTCGACGTGGCCGGCAGGCTGGTCGTCAACAACGGCGAATCCATGCGCCACTTCGCGCTGCAGGGGGCCGGTATCGCCCGGCTTTCTGCATTTCATATCAGTCGCGATCTTGCCGAAGGACGCCTCGTTCAGCTGCTCGGTCCTTGGGATGCAGGGGAGACTGAACCCATATCGGCGATCTATTCGGCCCAGACGCATGTGCCGCAGAGAATTCGCAGGTTCTTGGATTTCCTGGCGCGCGCGATCTGA
- a CDS encoding SDR family NAD(P)-dependent oxidoreductase: MNLNLKDKVVIVTGASSGIGLETAKALLAEGARVLGVSRDMAPVRDLAAHARWRTYEVDLGEKGAGEAAADTALKAFGRIDVLFNNAGICPTRGGFLDVSDEDWAQTLNVNLMGYVRMARAVIPTMLAQKRGVLIHCGSEAGRMPHPLLPDYSTSKAAIALLSKALAREFTSKGIRSNVVAPAHIRTELWDRPGGFLHALAERYGTTIDGAVDAFLAESRLPAGRLGTARDVAMAVLYLASDLSEFISGDVINIDGGVIPTT; the protein is encoded by the coding sequence ATGAATCTGAACCTGAAAGACAAGGTCGTCATCGTCACCGGCGCAAGCTCCGGCATCGGGCTGGAAACGGCCAAGGCGCTTCTTGCCGAAGGCGCCCGCGTGCTGGGGGTCAGCCGTGACATGGCGCCGGTGAGAGACCTAGCCGCACATGCCCGCTGGCGGACATACGAGGTCGATCTTGGGGAGAAAGGCGCAGGGGAAGCTGCTGCGGACACGGCGCTCAAAGCCTTCGGCCGCATCGACGTGCTCTTCAATAATGCTGGCATCTGTCCAACGCGCGGCGGTTTTCTCGACGTTTCGGACGAGGATTGGGCGCAGACGCTCAATGTCAATCTCATGGGCTATGTCCGTATGGCGCGAGCTGTAATTCCCACCATGCTCGCGCAGAAGAGGGGTGTGCTTATCCATTGTGGTTCGGAGGCCGGGCGCATGCCGCATCCGCTGTTGCCAGACTACAGCACCTCCAAAGCGGCAATCGCGCTTCTGTCCAAAGCGCTTGCACGTGAGTTCACGTCCAAGGGCATTCGCTCGAATGTGGTTGCGCCCGCCCACATACGAACTGAGCTGTGGGACCGTCCGGGCGGGTTCCTTCACGCGCTTGCGGAGCGCTACGGTACCACGATCGACGGCGCGGTGGACGCGTTCCTTGCTGAATCAAGACTGCCCGCGGGGCGGCTTGGCACCGCCCGGGACGTGGCCATGGCGGTTCTTTACCTGGCCTCGGACCTCTCCGAGTTCATTAGTGGCGACGTGATCAATATCGATGGTGGGGTCATACCCACCACGTGA
- a CDS encoding SDR family NAD(P)-dependent oxidoreductase — protein MDYGLTGKHVLITGGATGIGRAIASVFLAEGADVTVSGISAAEVEEAVSALGQRCRGIAGDLTAAGEAERLHAFASSHRPVDILINNIGIFEVRDFFETTDEHWFRYFDVNVMTGVRMSRLVLKDMLARGEGSVVFISSESAVKPQPWMAHYGAMKTCLLGLSRALAELTKGTRVRVNTILPGPTNTEAVRRYHQEIADEKGTTRDTVVSDYFDETEPTSLIRRMIEPDEVARSVVHLAASSHLNGMAMRAEGGTIRAIL, from the coding sequence ATGGATTATGGTCTTACCGGCAAGCACGTGTTGATAACGGGTGGTGCCACGGGCATCGGGCGCGCCATCGCCTCCGTCTTTCTCGCCGAGGGAGCGGATGTCACGGTAAGCGGCATCAGTGCCGCGGAGGTCGAGGAGGCGGTTTCCGCTCTCGGTCAACGATGCCGGGGGATCGCAGGCGATCTGACCGCTGCGGGTGAAGCCGAGCGGCTCCATGCATTCGCTTCGTCCCACCGCCCCGTCGATATCCTTATCAACAACATCGGTATCTTCGAAGTGCGCGATTTCTTCGAGACGACGGATGAACACTGGTTTCGCTATTTCGACGTGAACGTCATGACTGGTGTGCGCATGTCGCGGCTGGTGCTGAAGGACATGCTGGCGCGAGGCGAAGGCAGCGTTGTCTTCATCAGCAGCGAAAGCGCCGTCAAGCCGCAGCCATGGATGGCGCATTACGGCGCCATGAAGACCTGCCTGCTCGGTCTGTCGCGCGCGCTTGCCGAACTGACGAAAGGCACCCGGGTCAGGGTCAACACCATCCTGCCGGGGCCGACGAACACCGAAGCGGTGCGCCGATACCACCAGGAAATCGCCGACGAGAAGGGTACGACCCGCGACACGGTCGTCTCCGACTACTTCGACGAAACCGAGCCGACCTCGCTCATCAGGCGAATGATCGAGCCAGACGAGGTGGCGCGCAGCGTCGTGCATCTGGCGGCAAGCTCGCACCTCAACGGCATGGCGATGCGTGCGGAGGGCGGCACCATCAGGGCCATTCTCTGA
- a CDS encoding SDR family oxidoreductase, whose translation MYQKRALIVGATGIVGLNVAEHLRDLGGWEIHGASRRPPLGSSYIKPHAVDLLKRDEAIAALSHLAPTHIFYCSWTLGSNEDENIRLNGNMLKNVLDAFKDKGCVQHVGIVTGTKHYLGPFEDYGKVQPVTPFRETAPRLPKKNFYYELEDIVMAYAAEYDFGWSVHRSHTIIGYAVGNLMNIGATLATHASICKATGRPFRFPGSPTAYRGLNDITDARILAKQIVWAGTEPNARNEAFNAVNGDVFRWEQLWKTIADYFDIPVAEYPGQYNSLAEQMKDLGNDWDRLVTQHALQPNKLDRLASAWHTDLDLGRPMECVHSMAKARALGFMETQDTERSFIDVFDRLRAERIIP comes from the coding sequence ATGTATCAAAAACGCGCATTGATCGTCGGTGCGACGGGTATCGTCGGGCTGAACGTCGCCGAGCATCTGAGAGATCTCGGCGGCTGGGAAATCCATGGCGCTTCACGGCGGCCGCCGCTCGGGTCGTCCTACATCAAGCCGCACGCGGTTGACCTTTTGAAGCGGGACGAGGCGATCGCGGCCCTCTCCCACCTGGCCCCTACACACATCTTCTATTGCTCATGGACGCTCGGATCGAACGAGGACGAGAACATTCGCCTCAACGGCAATATGCTGAAGAATGTGCTCGATGCCTTCAAGGACAAGGGCTGCGTCCAGCATGTCGGCATTGTCACCGGCACAAAGCACTATCTCGGGCCCTTCGAGGACTACGGCAAGGTCCAGCCAGTCACGCCCTTCCGTGAAACAGCGCCGCGCCTGCCGAAGAAGAATTTTTATTACGAGCTCGAAGACATCGTCATGGCCTATGCCGCCGAGTACGATTTCGGCTGGTCTGTGCACCGCTCTCATACGATCATCGGCTACGCGGTCGGCAACCTGATGAACATCGGCGCGACGCTGGCTACACACGCCTCGATCTGCAAAGCCACGGGCCGTCCCTTCCGCTTCCCCGGAAGCCCGACGGCCTATCGTGGCCTCAACGATATCACCGACGCGCGCATCCTCGCCAAGCAGATCGTCTGGGCCGGCACGGAACCGAACGCCCGTAATGAAGCCTTCAACGCGGTCAACGGCGATGTCTTCCGCTGGGAGCAGCTCTGGAAGACGATCGCCGACTATTTCGACATTCCCGTGGCGGAGTATCCCGGCCAGTACAATTCGCTTGCCGAGCAGATGAAGGACCTCGGCAATGACTGGGACCGGCTCGTCACCCAGCATGCCCTGCAGCCGAACAAGCTCGATCGCCTTGCCTCTGCCTGGCACACCGATCTCGACCTCGGGCGACCGATGGAATGCGTGCATTCCATGGCCAAGGCGAGAGCGCTCGGCTTTATGGAAACGCAGGACACGGAACGCTCCTTCATCGACGTGTTCGACCGCCTGCGCGCCGAACGCATCATTCCCTAG
- a CDS encoding NifU family protein translates to MTARSAISTDALEAAFARIRPLILGHGGDIEIADISSDGVVSIKLVGACKACPNMAMTYVGPIRTYLMEVDGVAEVRCEQVNASIKTLDRLARRLGSRPLIA, encoded by the coding sequence ATGACGGCCCGCTCTGCCATATCGACGGATGCGCTCGAAGCTGCTTTTGCGCGCATCCGCCCCCTGATCCTTGGCCATGGCGGCGATATCGAGATCGCCGATATCAGCTCGGACGGCGTCGTGAGCATCAAGCTCGTTGGCGCCTGCAAGGCCTGCCCCAACATGGCGATGACCTATGTCGGGCCGATCCGCACCTATCTCATGGAAGTGGACGGCGTTGCGGAGGTCCGCTGCGAACAGGTCAATGCAAGCATCAAGACGCTCGATCGACTTGCCCGTAGACTGGGTTCAAGGCCGCTCATCGCCTGA
- a CDS encoding LysR family transcriptional regulator, which translates to MNSIQDLRVFSEIVKSNSFSLAASKLGLSPATMSGRLKALECHFGVALLKRTTRSLCLTEEGRYLFETSQTILEDFERLDKTMRARKKNPNGTVTIAAPTEFGRKYLIPLTSEFGAAHPEIGFRLILGDEDVNLVDDDCDIVIRFGAVPDSALTTRKLGENPMVICAAPDYLARVGAPDVPSDLAAHNCLVYLDGKMVADKWGFAVDGEPTLVRVSGNRIVSDRQALIDLAKAGQGLIRVSSWDVARELEEGTLVAVLRDFDCDPEIIHLLSEPRHRLPLRTAEFIDFLLQRVKRLSRSAELCRTEYPRLRGAA; encoded by the coding sequence ATGAACAGCATCCAAGACCTCCGCGTTTTCTCGGAAATCGTCAAATCGAACAGCTTTTCTCTAGCAGCCTCGAAGCTCGGCCTGTCGCCGGCAACGATGAGCGGACGGCTGAAGGCGCTCGAATGTCACTTCGGGGTCGCGTTGTTGAAGCGGACCACACGCTCGCTTTGCCTGACGGAGGAAGGGCGCTATCTCTTCGAAACCTCGCAGACGATCCTTGAGGATTTCGAGCGGCTCGACAAGACGATGCGCGCGCGCAAGAAGAACCCGAACGGAACGGTGACGATCGCAGCACCCACTGAATTCGGGCGGAAGTACCTGATCCCCTTGACCAGCGAGTTCGGCGCCGCTCACCCGGAGATCGGTTTCCGCCTCATCCTTGGTGACGAGGACGTCAATCTGGTCGACGACGATTGCGACATCGTCATTCGCTTTGGCGCCGTGCCTGACAGCGCGCTCACCACGCGCAAGCTTGGCGAAAACCCGATGGTCATTTGTGCGGCTCCCGACTATCTGGCGCGGGTGGGGGCACCGGATGTCCCGTCCGATCTCGCTGCCCATAACTGTCTCGTCTATCTCGACGGCAAGATGGTTGCCGACAAATGGGGTTTCGCCGTCGATGGCGAACCGACGCTCGTTCGCGTCAGCGGCAACCGCATTGTTTCCGACAGGCAGGCGCTGATCGACCTTGCCAAGGCCGGACAAGGCCTCATTCGCGTGTCGTCCTGGGATGTTGCGCGCGAACTGGAAGAGGGAACGCTGGTTGCGGTCCTCAGGGACTTCGACTGCGACCCGGAGATCATTCATCTTCTGTCTGAACCGAGACACCGCCTGCCTTTGCGGACGGCCGAGTTCATCGATTTTCTCCTGCAGCGCGTGAAGCGCCTGAGCCGAAGCGCGGAGCTCTGCAGGACCGAGTACCCAAGGCTGCGCGGCGCCGCCTGA
- a CDS encoding SDR family oxidoreductase, with amino-acid sequence MNRFDLGGKRAFVTGAASGLGQAIAIALAEAGAHVACFDLPRAAGQDETLAAISATGNRVLALEGDVTDRSSIEAAFDRAERELGEIDIAANSAGIANVSAAETMPQSQFLRMMDINLNGLFWSCQVEGRRMLERGRGSILNMASICGSTAIPGLEQVHYDATKAAVIRLTKSLAAEWAGRGVRVNCLSPGFMATPMNSRPEVAENVRKFAEMTPMKRMGQPHEVGGPAVFLASEAASYCTGVDLNIDGGFLSI; translated from the coding sequence GTGAACAGATTTGATCTTGGCGGCAAGCGTGCGTTCGTCACTGGCGCAGCAAGTGGACTCGGGCAGGCAATCGCAATCGCGCTTGCCGAAGCGGGTGCCCATGTCGCCTGCTTCGACTTGCCGCGTGCAGCCGGCCAGGACGAGACGCTGGCAGCCATCTCCGCGACCGGCAACAGAGTGCTGGCCCTCGAGGGCGACGTCACCGATCGCAGTTCCATCGAGGCCGCATTCGATCGAGCCGAGCGCGAGCTCGGCGAGATCGATATCGCCGCCAATAGCGCCGGCATCGCCAATGTCAGTGCGGCCGAGACTATGCCGCAGTCGCAGTTCCTGCGGATGATGGACATCAACCTCAACGGGCTCTTCTGGTCCTGCCAGGTCGAGGGCCGCCGCATGCTGGAGCGTGGCCGCGGCTCCATTCTCAACATGGCGTCGATCTGTGGCTCGACCGCCATCCCCGGTCTTGAGCAGGTGCACTACGACGCGACGAAGGCGGCGGTGATCCGCCTGACGAAGAGCCTTGCCGCCGAATGGGCCGGGCGGGGTGTGCGCGTCAACTGCCTCAGTCCAGGCTTCATGGCCACGCCCATGAACAGCCGGCCGGAAGTGGCCGAGAACGTCCGCAAGTTCGCCGAGATGACACCGATGAAACGCATGGGGCAGCCACACGAAGTGGGCGGGCCGGCGGTGTTCCTCGCAAGCGAGGCGGCGAGTTACTGCACCGGTGTCGATCTCAATATCGACGGCGGTTTTCTATCAATCTGA
- a CDS encoding mobile mystery protein A, with translation MNRKQAALARKQLERRLAPVRELKIISPPRGWMKAIREALGMTTRQLAHRMGAAPSRIPAIEKAEVSGATTIKTLREAAAAMNCTFVYAFVPIKPLDDILYERAAEKVGEDMTRLDHTMRLENQALLKSDLEAERRRLVESLLTDAARRLWDED, from the coding sequence ATGAACAGAAAGCAAGCCGCGCTCGCGCGAAAACAGTTGGAAAGACGTCTCGCGCCCGTGCGAGAACTCAAAATCATCTCGCCGCCTCGCGGTTGGATGAAGGCCATCCGGGAAGCTCTTGGTATGACCACCCGACAACTTGCCCACCGCATGGGAGCGGCTCCGTCTCGCATACCGGCCATCGAGAAGGCCGAGGTTTCCGGAGCGACAACAATCAAGACCCTTCGTGAGGCCGCTGCGGCAATGAACTGCACGTTCGTCTACGCTTTCGTGCCGATAAAACCGCTCGACGATATCCTTTACGAGCGTGCCGCCGAAAAGGTGGGCGAGGATATGACGAGGCTCGACCACACCATGCGGCTGGAGAATCAGGCGCTGCTTAAGTCGGACCTGGAGGCAGAACGTCGGCGGCTCGTGGAATCCCTGCTTACCGACGCTGCACGGCGCCTTTGGGATGAGGATTGA
- a CDS encoding sugar ABC transporter ATP-binding protein has protein sequence MSIVLENITKQWPGTLALDGVSIEIVEGRVHGIVGENGAGKTTLVSILSGAVQPTAGTLSMAGQPVAFENPAAAVANGVSLVSQEGSLVPHLTGAENICLGFEPVKRRFFINRRGVQRQAEELAKQWFPDTAIALNRKVDELPYADQKVIEILRALHSRPKVLILDEPTATLPAKEKQSLWTLIRQLSDAGMAVVLISHFLQEVIDLCDEITVLQDGRKVSHLSNAGHEVTERQLIDLMLNRGQAGNQHRLPDGALTERTLAADAEIVVDIEGWQGERFHMDGLKVRSGEIVGLIGLTGSGHFEFAQSLFEPRLATAGRYRFKSKDVGRASVRDMKRCGAALIPDHRMINAMIGDWTVRENMSMAGIQETSLKPFGIVQTGRERAETQRLIKRLNIKTSSAETKIVELSGGNKQKVSVAKWQFASEGRYKLFVFLEPTEGVDVGAKREIHELIVSLAERGAAVIVASSDLLEIAHVADRVVAFRNGRDADQIARRDFSEAVFINAIAGVTQ, from the coding sequence ATGTCGATTGTTCTTGAGAACATCACCAAGCAATGGCCGGGCACGCTCGCACTCGATGGCGTATCCATCGAGATCGTCGAGGGCCGTGTGCACGGCATTGTCGGCGAGAACGGAGCCGGCAAGACGACGCTTGTCAGCATTTTGAGCGGTGCCGTCCAGCCGACGGCCGGCACGCTCAGCATGGCGGGCCAACCGGTCGCATTCGAAAACCCGGCGGCGGCTGTGGCAAACGGCGTTTCGCTCGTATCGCAGGAAGGCAGCCTGGTGCCGCATCTGACCGGCGCCGAGAACATCTGTCTCGGCTTCGAGCCGGTCAAACGCCGGTTCTTCATCAACCGGCGCGGGGTTCAGCGGCAGGCGGAAGAGCTCGCGAAACAGTGGTTCCCGGATACGGCAATCGCGCTCAACCGCAAGGTTGACGAGCTTCCCTATGCCGATCAGAAGGTCATCGAAATCCTTCGTGCCCTGCACTCGCGGCCCAAGGTTCTGATCCTCGACGAGCCCACGGCGACGCTGCCGGCTAAGGAAAAGCAGAGCCTCTGGACGCTGATCCGCCAATTGTCCGATGCCGGGATGGCGGTCGTCCTCATCAGTCACTTCCTGCAGGAAGTGATCGATCTTTGCGATGAGATCACCGTGCTGCAGGATGGCCGCAAGGTGAGCCACCTTTCCAATGCCGGGCACGAAGTCACCGAGCGTCAACTGATCGACCTAATGCTCAATCGTGGGCAGGCCGGCAACCAACATCGTCTGCCTGATGGTGCCCTGACGGAGCGCACGCTTGCTGCCGACGCGGAGATCGTCGTCGATATCGAGGGCTGGCAAGGCGAGCGTTTCCATATGGACGGCCTTAAGGTTCGCAGCGGCGAGATTGTCGGTCTGATCGGCCTGACCGGTTCGGGGCATTTCGAGTTCGCCCAGTCGCTGTTCGAGCCGCGCCTGGCGACGGCCGGTCGATACCGGTTCAAGAGCAAGGACGTCGGGCGGGCCAGCGTGCGCGACATGAAACGCTGTGGTGCAGCACTTATCCCGGATCACCGGATGATCAATGCCATGATCGGCGACTGGACCGTGCGCGAGAACATGTCGATGGCCGGGATCCAGGAAACGAGCCTCAAGCCTTTCGGAATTGTTCAGACCGGCCGCGAGCGTGCCGAGACACAGCGTCTGATCAAGCGGCTGAACATCAAGACATCGAGTGCGGAGACGAAGATCGTCGAACTGAGTGGCGGCAACAAGCAGAAGGTCTCCGTCGCCAAATGGCAATTCGCTTCCGAGGGCAGGTACAAGCTCTTCGTCTTTCTCGAGCCAACCGAAGGCGTGGATGTCGGCGCAAAGCGCGAGATCCACGAGCTCATCGTCTCGCTCGCCGAACGTGGCGCGGCTGTCATCGTTGCATCGAGCGATCTCCTCGAGATCGCCCATGTGGCTGACCGGGTCGTGGCGTTCAGGAATGGCCGGGACGCCGACCAGATTGCCCGTCGCGATTTCAGCGAGGCCGTCTTCATCAATGCAATTGCGGGGGTAACCCAATGA
- a CDS encoding TetR/AcrR family transcriptional regulator — protein sequence MAKAARKYLDAADREQQILEFAIDFVAQRGLRFTTRELADALGVSQPLLYRYFKNRDDLLQKIYDEVYLKRWDAGWNDLLADRSLSIRERLVRYLRAYTAAILDERWIRIFIASALEDPQITQKYLGLLHETTFPLIFAEIAAEVGVEVPTGPKADELVLEIVWGFHSSFFYMGVRKYVYRNNIPDDLDPIIRARVEVFVTGLAASMSDLGQFLPELEVSR from the coding sequence ATGGCAAAAGCAGCACGAAAATACCTCGACGCGGCCGATCGGGAGCAGCAGATCCTCGAATTTGCGATCGATTTCGTCGCCCAGCGAGGACTGCGGTTCACAACGCGCGAACTGGCCGATGCGCTCGGCGTTTCTCAGCCGCTGCTCTACAGGTACTTCAAGAACCGCGACGACCTGCTCCAGAAGATCTATGACGAAGTCTACCTGAAGCGTTGGGATGCGGGCTGGAACGATCTGCTCGCCGATCGTTCGCTGTCGATCCGCGAACGCCTCGTCCGTTACCTTAGGGCCTACACGGCTGCGATCCTCGATGAGCGCTGGATCCGGATCTTCATCGCGTCGGCGCTGGAAGACCCGCAGATCACCCAGAAATATCTCGGTTTGCTGCATGAGACGACCTTTCCGCTGATCTTCGCCGAAATCGCGGCTGAAGTGGGTGTCGAGGTTCCGACAGGTCCGAAGGCGGACGAACTGGTGCTTGAAATCGTCTGGGGTTTTCACTCCAGTTTCTTCTACATGGGCGTGCGGAAATACGTTTACCGCAACAATATCCCGGATGATCTCGATCCGATTATCCGCGCGCGCGTCGAAGTGTTTGTCACCGGCCTTGCCGCGAGCATGAGCGATCTCGGACAGTTCCTGCCCGAGTTGGAGGTCAGCCGATGA
- a CDS encoding sugar ABC transporter substrate-binding protein, with protein sequence MSTVLKFTSAAIIALLAASPALAKPVKIGWIQGNAAFQAEQRTQDGFKKYLTENNIDDWEVTYLDSAGSAEKVANNIEDAVNRGVDVIYVTYADLRASSNALKGAESAHIPVYTVDSGWIPGSTADITTNNWQMSAEVSLSLISQMKGKGNLIIITTDKIKPVRERTDTLRAILKEYPDIKVIGEYNFDVANFYQETLNAVQDFATRYGEEITAVWTPWDEPAQAAITALQGAGLNVPVSGMDGHPEAIKAICEPNSMFVATGRQQFEEWGVNLATYAKRVMLDGDHPKEVTNGKDIVYYGATLFTKDNCK encoded by the coding sequence ATGTCGACAGTTCTGAAATTTACCAGCGCCGCGATCATCGCCTTATTGGCCGCGTCACCGGCGCTCGCCAAGCCCGTCAAGATCGGCTGGATCCAGGGTAACGCCGCTTTCCAGGCCGAACAGCGCACCCAGGACGGCTTCAAGAAGTACCTGACCGAAAACAACATCGATGATTGGGAGGTGACCTATCTCGACTCTGCCGGTTCTGCCGAGAAGGTCGCCAACAACATCGAGGATGCGGTTAACCGCGGTGTCGACGTCATTTACGTGACCTATGCGGATCTGCGCGCCTCCAGCAACGCCCTCAAGGGCGCAGAATCAGCCCACATTCCAGTCTACACGGTCGACTCCGGCTGGATCCCCGGCTCGACCGCTGACATCACCACCAACAATTGGCAGATGTCTGCTGAGGTGTCGCTGAGCCTGATCAGCCAGATGAAGGGCAAGGGCAACCTCATCATTATCACCACCGACAAGATCAAGCCGGTGCGCGAGCGCACCGACACCTTGCGGGCGATCCTGAAGGAATATCCCGACATCAAGGTCATCGGCGAATACAACTTTGACGTCGCCAACTTCTATCAGGAAACGTTGAACGCCGTGCAGGACTTCGCCACACGCTACGGCGAAGAGATCACTGCCGTCTGGACACCTTGGGACGAGCCGGCGCAAGCGGCAATCACGGCTCTCCAAGGCGCTGGGCTGAACGTTCCGGTCTCTGGCATGGACGGGCACCCGGAAGCGATCAAGGCGATCTGCGAGCCGAACTCGATGTTCGTTGCGACCGGGCGGCAGCAGTTCGAGGAGTGGGGCGTGAACCTTGCGACCTATGCCAAGCGGGTCATGCTGGACGGTGATCATCCAAAGGAAGTCACGAACGGCAAGGACATCGTCTATTACGGTGCCACGCTCTTCACCAAGGACAACTGCAAGTGA